A genomic region of Eucalyptus grandis isolate ANBG69807.140 chromosome 5, ASM1654582v1, whole genome shotgun sequence contains the following coding sequences:
- the LOC104445225 gene encoding trans-resveratrol di-O-methyltransferase, which yields MSIKLYQRLLYRTRNFSLYHHNRVTPDSSRLVHNKTVHHLSYSHEAKEMFQAQSHLYNHTFNFISSMSLKCALQLRIPDVIHDHKQPMTLLELASALRIHPSKSTCLYRLMRVLVHSGIFAETLVLKNGEEEEEETKAYVITPSSCLLLSDKVVGVSPFVAAMLNPALVTPWHFLGDWLQGNNDNNCRDKLINPFMAAHGVDLWEYGRKNPEFGNTFNRAMASDSQMMNLVIQDCKEIFEGLNSLVDVGGGTGIVARIISEACPGLKCTVLDLPQVVSGLPDSENVKFVSGDMFESIPSTDAILLKLMLHAWSDEDCVKVLRKCKEAIGDKNNDRGKVIIIDIVIDETEEDAQENATKLFFDMLMMTVVTGRERTEKEWGKLFLEAGFRQHKITPLFGLRSLIEVFP from the exons ATGTCTATCAAGTTATACCAGCGACTTCTTTACAGAACCAGGAATTTCTCCCTCTACCATCACAACCGAGTCACCCCCGATTCATCCAGACTTGTTCACAACAAAACCGTGCATCATCTCAGCTACTCTCATGAAGCCAAAGAGATGTTCCAAGCTCAATCCCACCTCTATAATCACACCTTCAACTTCATCTCTTCCATGTCGCTCAAATGCGCGCTCCAACTCCGCATCCCTGACGTCATTCACGACCACAAGCAACCCATGACGCTCCTCGAGCTAGCATCAGCACTCCGAATCCACCCATCCAAATCAACATGTCTTTACCGCCTCATGCGTGTTTTGGTTCACTCGGGCATTTTTGCAGAGACCCTCGTTCTGAAgaatggtgaagaagaagaagaagaaacaaaggcTTATGTCATTACGCCTTCTTCGTGTTTGCTTCTGAGTGATAAGGTTGTGGGGGTCTCACCATTTGTCGCAGCCATGCTCAATCCGGCTCTTGTGACTCCTTGGCATTTTCTTGGAGATTGGCTCCAAGGAAATAACGATAACAATTGCAGAGACAAATTAATTAATCCTTTTATGGCTGCACATGGAGTCGATCTATGGGAATATGGGAGGAAGAATCCTGAATTTGGGAATACATTCAACAGAGCTATGGCCAGTGATTCTCAGATGATGAATCTGGTTATTCAGGATTGTAAAGAGATCTTTGAAGGGTTGAATTCTTTGGTGGACGTCGGAGGAGGCACGGGAATCGTGGCGAGGATAATCTCCGAGGCGTGTCCAGGTTTGAAGTGCACGGTGCTCGATCTCCCGCAGGTGGTTTCAGGCTTGCCGGATAGTGAGAATGTAAAGTTCGTTAGCGGTGACATGTTTGAGTCCATTCCTTCCACAGATGCGATTTTACTCAAG TTGATGTTACACGCTTGGAGCGACGAAGACTGTGTGAAGGTGctgagaaaatgcaaagaagCAATCGGTGACAAAAACAACGACCGGGGGAAGGTAATAATCATAGATATTGTGATAGATGAGACTGAGGAGGATGCTCAAGAAAATGCAACAAAGCTCTTCTTTGATATGTTGATGATGACAGTGGTAACAGGAAGAGAGAGGACCGAGAAAGAGTGGGGAAAACTTTTCTTGGAGGCCGGTTTTAGACAACACAAGATAACTCCTTTGTTTGGTTTGAGGTCCCTCATAGAAGTTTTTCCCTAG